From Pedobacter indicus, a single genomic window includes:
- a CDS encoding S9 family peptidase, translating into MIRNLLQQLYVFAFALLAFSCGQNQTDHPKADLFFHTAEKNHFRISPSGTHISYLQDYEGFKTIFILDIASGNTRTVPTGHDVESAFWANDDELIFLLKRNPGDSLRLMSVNRDALDIRSILPATNAHLRWIAPIQVKNNEILISLNDRDSSVFDVYRLNILTGSRDLIAKNPGNIVRWLTDVEGSLRVAVVSNGLQETILARENEVEDFHQVINTRYKTRIIPLGFTKHDRNTIYALSNQNRDKLALVEFNLLTGKEMGVIYQNPKYDLSTQGYLKQTGEMGFAEYNGTRAERHFIDLQLKKVFQKLSSHIPDYSLEIVARDSTFTNFLIKTEQDVDPGATYYYNYKTDELILLAEESPGLDTSLLSPMKTVNFKARDGFELQGYLTVPKTSESNLPTIIIPPSDINSRAVWGYNPEVQFLVSRGYAVFQVNTRGLQGYGKQYWIDGFKKWGTTMQEDITDATQWLIQEGIADSTRVGIYGFNLGGYSALHSACYQPDLYACAASYSGITNLFTYLKEIPPYFKLYRQMFYEMVGNPAIESDYFRKHSPIFHAAKIKNPVFIAHGGKDSRVNVTEANQFVKDLRNREVPVEYILEPNEGRKFTTTEQKIDLYNQLADFFDSYLLKRR; encoded by the coding sequence ATGATTAGAAATTTACTTCAACAACTGTATGTTTTTGCTTTTGCTCTGTTAGCCTTTTCGTGTGGCCAAAATCAAACAGATCATCCCAAAGCGGATTTATTTTTCCATACAGCGGAGAAAAATCATTTTAGGATTTCTCCAAGTGGAACTCACATTTCGTATTTACAAGATTACGAAGGATTCAAGACTATTTTTATTTTAGATATCGCCTCAGGGAACACGCGTACCGTGCCGACGGGGCATGATGTTGAGTCTGCCTTTTGGGCAAATGACGACGAGTTGATTTTTCTTTTAAAAAGGAATCCAGGAGACAGTCTTCGACTGATGTCAGTTAATCGTGATGCGTTAGATATCCGATCCATTCTTCCCGCAACCAACGCACACCTGCGCTGGATAGCACCTATTCAGGTAAAGAATAATGAAATATTAATATCACTCAACGATCGGGATTCATCCGTTTTTGACGTATACAGGCTGAATATTCTCACCGGCAGTCGGGATTTGATAGCAAAGAATCCTGGTAATATTGTCCGCTGGCTTACCGACGTTGAAGGCTCACTAAGAGTCGCCGTGGTATCTAATGGTCTTCAGGAAACCATTCTGGCCAGAGAAAATGAAGTTGAAGATTTTCATCAAGTAATTAACACGCGTTATAAGACACGAATCATACCATTAGGTTTTACGAAGCACGACCGAAACACAATTTATGCGCTCTCAAACCAAAATCGGGATAAATTAGCCCTTGTTGAGTTCAATTTGCTTACGGGAAAAGAAATGGGAGTTATTTATCAGAATCCTAAGTACGATTTGAGCACGCAAGGTTATTTAAAACAAACAGGGGAGATGGGGTTTGCAGAATACAATGGAACGCGAGCAGAGCGGCATTTTATTGATCTTCAATTAAAGAAAGTTTTTCAAAAGCTCAGTTCTCATATACCCGATTACTCCCTTGAGATTGTTGCTCGGGATAGTACCTTCACAAACTTTCTGATAAAAACCGAACAGGACGTCGACCCCGGGGCAACGTATTATTATAATTACAAAACGGACGAGCTGATCTTGCTTGCAGAAGAGAGTCCGGGACTTGATACCAGTTTGCTATCGCCCATGAAAACAGTAAATTTTAAAGCCCGTGACGGTTTTGAATTACAAGGTTACCTTACAGTTCCAAAAACATCGGAAAGTAACTTGCCCACCATTATAATACCTCCTTCTGATATCAATTCACGGGCCGTGTGGGGGTATAACCCAGAAGTTCAGTTTTTAGTTTCCAGAGGCTATGCTGTGTTTCAGGTTAATACACGTGGTTTACAAGGGTACGGGAAACAATATTGGATCGACGGATTCAAGAAATGGGGGACAACCATGCAGGAAGATATTACCGATGCTACACAGTGGTTAATTCAAGAAGGTATCGCTGATTCTACTCGTGTTGGAATCTATGGTTTTAACCTTGGCGGTTATTCCGCATTGCATAGTGCTTGTTATCAACCCGATCTGTACGCCTGTGCGGCATCCTATTCAGGAATAACAAATTTATTTACCTATCTAAAAGAAATACCACCTTACTTTAAGCTTTATAGGCAAATGTTTTACGAGATGGTTGGCAACCCAGCAATAGAAAGTGATTATTTTCGGAAGCACTCACCAATTTTTCACGCAGCGAAAATAAAAAATCCTGTATTTATTGCACATGGTGGAAAGGACAGCCGTGTCAATGTCACCGAAGCAAATCAATTTGTCAAAGATCTACGTAACCGCGAAGTCCCGGTTGAATATATTCTTGAGCCAAATGAGGGTCGGAAGTTTACGACAACCGAACAGAAGATTGATTTATATAATCAATTAGCAGATTTCTTTGATAGTTATCTCCTAAAAAGGCGTTAA
- a CDS encoding cytochrome C oxidase subunit IV family protein yields the protein MSTENTTTQNTYEHHEPDMTKGRIWKVFFYLLGLTALEFIIALGFVETGLIEKGFAVIAAYIILTILKAFYIVAYFMHLKFENKAFKLILGIPLFLLIYFIVLVLIEGDYLGLYIYK from the coding sequence ATGTCTACTGAAAATACTACTACTCAGAATACATACGAACATCATGAGCCGGATATGACCAAAGGTCGTATTTGGAAGGTATTCTTTTATTTATTGGGACTTACCGCTTTAGAATTTATTATTGCCTTGGGTTTTGTAGAAACCGGTTTGATTGAAAAAGGTTTTGCTGTAATTGCAGCCTATATTATTTTAACAATATTGAAGGCCTTCTACATCGTTGCATATTTCATGCACCTTAAATTTGAGAATAAAGCGTTTAAACTTATATTAGGTATCCCTCTTTTCCTATTGATCTATTTTATTGTCCTTGTTCTCATTGAAGGAGATTATCTTGGCCTTTATATCTACAAATAA
- a CDS encoding cytochrome c oxidase subunit I, translated as MATTSTLSAADFNHNDHHGDHGHKETFISKYVFSLDHKMIAKQFLITGIIMAFIALFLSILFRLQLAWPETDFPILEVFLGKWAEGGRIKPEFFLALVTIHGTIMVFFVLTAGLSGTFSNLLIPLQIGARDMAAPFVNMLSYWFFLAACIIMLASFFVESGPASSGWTVYPPLSAVPTAIAGSGTGMTLWLVSMVLFIASQVMGGINYISTILNMRTKGMSLWRMPLTIWALLFTAVLGLLAFPVLVSAVVLLFFDRSMGTSFYLSDLVVQGQILANEGGSPILFQHLFWFLGHPEVYIVILPAFGITSEVISTNARKPIFGYHAMVYSLAGIAILSFIVWGHHMFVTGMNPFLGGVFMITTLIIAVPSAVKVFNYLATIWRGNIRFTPAMMFAIGMVSFFISGGITGLFVGNAAIDINVHDTYFIVAHFHLVMGSAAIFGMLAGVYHWFPKMYGRLMDNRLGYLHFWLTFIGAYFVFIPMHFMGIDGVPRRYYAFTSFEFMDKWLSVNVFITWSAIIAGLAQVAFAWNFFWSMKHGKLAGQNPWGGNTLEWTTPVERIHGNWPGELPTVHRWPYDYSKPGHHEDFILQTTPFSETMSSNLPHDFEGNPEAERIQREWEAQQEIVENEESK; from the coding sequence ATGGCAACTACATCAACTCTGTCGGCGGCAGATTTTAATCACAACGATCATCATGGTGATCATGGGCATAAGGAAACATTTATATCTAAATATGTTTTTAGCTTAGATCACAAGATGATAGCCAAACAATTCTTGATAACAGGAATTATTATGGCCTTTATCGCGTTATTTTTATCTATCTTATTTCGTTTGCAATTAGCTTGGCCGGAAACAGACTTTCCAATATTAGAGGTCTTTCTAGGCAAGTGGGCCGAGGGTGGGCGAATAAAGCCTGAATTTTTCTTGGCTTTGGTGACAATTCACGGTACGATCATGGTTTTCTTTGTGTTAACGGCTGGTCTTAGTGGAACCTTTAGTAATTTGCTGATACCCTTACAAATTGGAGCCCGTGATATGGCAGCCCCGTTTGTAAACATGTTATCATACTGGTTTTTTCTTGCTGCATGTATCATCATGCTAGCTTCTTTCTTTGTAGAGAGTGGTCCAGCTTCGTCCGGATGGACCGTCTACCCGCCGCTTTCCGCCGTTCCGACTGCGATTGCAGGGTCAGGAACGGGAATGACTTTATGGTTAGTAAGTATGGTTCTTTTTATCGCTTCACAGGTAATGGGCGGTATTAATTATATCAGTACTATACTTAATATGAGAACAAAAGGGATGAGCCTTTGGAGGATGCCTTTGACTATCTGGGCGCTTTTGTTCACTGCTGTATTAGGTCTATTAGCTTTCCCAGTACTGGTTTCAGCCGTTGTACTTTTATTTTTTGATAGAAGTATGGGCACTAGTTTTTATCTTTCTGATCTCGTTGTGCAGGGGCAAATTCTTGCTAATGAAGGTGGAAGTCCGATTCTGTTCCAGCACTTGTTCTGGTTCTTAGGACACCCAGAGGTATACATTGTAATTTTACCAGCGTTCGGTATCACTTCCGAGGTAATTTCTACCAATGCGCGTAAACCGATCTTTGGTTACCATGCAATGGTTTATTCTTTGGCAGGAATCGCCATATTATCATTCATTGTTTGGGGGCACCACATGTTCGTGACAGGGATGAATCCATTTTTAGGTGGTGTATTTATGATCACTACCTTGATAATCGCTGTACCATCTGCAGTAAAGGTGTTTAACTACCTCGCAACTATTTGGAGGGGTAATATACGATTTACGCCAGCTATGATGTTTGCGATCGGAATGGTATCATTCTTTATATCAGGAGGTATAACTGGTCTATTCGTGGGTAATGCTGCGATCGATATCAATGTTCATGATACTTATTTTATTGTGGCTCACTTTCACTTAGTAATGGGATCGGCTGCTATTTTTGGTATGTTGGCAGGGGTGTATCACTGGTTCCCTAAAATGTATGGACGTTTGATGGATAATCGGTTGGGATACCTACATTTCTGGTTGACTTTTATCGGAGCCTATTTTGTGTTTATACCTATGCACTTTATGGGTATCGATGGAGTACCACGTAGATATTATGCATTTACATCCTTCGAGTTTATGGACAAGTGGTTATCGGTGAATGTATTTATCACTTGGTCTGCAATTATAGCTGGATTGGCACAAGTGGCTTTTGCATGGAATTTCTTTTGGTCTATGAAGCATGGTAAGTTAGCTGGACAGAATCCTTGGGGCGGAAACACTTTAGAGTGGACAACACCTGTCGAACGTATTCACGGAAACTGGCCTGGAGAGCTCCCAACAGTTCATCGTTGGCCATATGATTATAGCAAGCCAGGGCATCATGAAGATTTTATTCTTCAAACCACTCCGTTCTCAGAAACAATGAGCTCGAACCTTCCTCATGACTTCGAAGGAAATCCAGAGGCTGAAAGAATCCAGCGTGAATGGGAGGCTCAACAAGAGATTGTCGAAAACGAAGAATCCAAGTAG
- a CDS encoding sensor histidine kinase, with product MMKPQKAINNKNGLLIITFLVLITLTYVIALILGYSFTRNYVENNFNTVKVEVFDQSLSSYNDFFQNRIGEVSYYQGYLDSASARRYADSVLSNYPIVERILFADVQISNYYLNHGFSIHQMYLSPKAIYQFGDDVHPDSVVYYKAGVDPNLSLTKSDEFNTMAVKFASFIESADSAKVLSGADIFNSFYAVNSAKVSYMTIPRRDEIRVFQQFMAGQVQDSSVYEFDIMTFYLNPRNLDIQNVHPELYQDISIQPLFFDSYEADPSVIVTQMPLSGALSDYKLYFRSSRTFLKKEINNLFTPIGIAISAIYLFLLLIGYLIYKNLKINFRMFKLQYDFVNNLSHEFKTPVSVIKIAGSNIRNGKTLTDVERNYYGKILDEESDKLNNLLNTLLSFTQLENKVFKLKKKKVDLDDFCSNMVNSYQVKHPDFDIQYHIQGVEVIETDETLLISLFQNLIDNAYKYSSFDKKYLRINISKQKREIFFKFEDRGIGIPKDEQKNIFKKFYRIQSQYNQQGSVGLGLAFCKEVVNLMNGEIFVESKKGKGSVFTIILPAELNQVKKVLIS from the coding sequence ATGATGAAACCTCAAAAAGCGATCAATAATAAAAATGGTCTTCTTATCATTACTTTTTTGGTATTGATTACCCTCACCTATGTTATAGCTTTGATACTTGGGTATAGCTTTACAAGAAACTATGTAGAAAATAATTTCAATACTGTAAAAGTAGAAGTGTTTGATCAAAGTTTGAGTTCTTACAATGATTTTTTTCAGAACCGTATTGGTGAAGTGTCCTACTACCAAGGTTACCTTGATTCTGCGAGTGCCAGAAGATACGCTGATTCGGTACTATCTAACTATCCGATAGTCGAACGGATACTATTTGCTGACGTGCAAATAAGTAATTACTATTTAAACCATGGCTTTTCGATCCATCAAATGTATCTTTCCCCTAAGGCCATCTACCAATTCGGCGATGATGTACATCCCGACTCAGTTGTTTATTACAAAGCGGGGGTTGACCCCAATCTGAGCCTGACGAAGTCAGACGAGTTTAATACAATGGCGGTTAAATTCGCATCCTTTATTGAATCTGCAGACTCAGCGAAAGTCTTAAGCGGAGCAGATATCTTCAACTCTTTTTATGCTGTTAATTCGGCTAAGGTTTCATATATGACCATTCCACGCAGAGATGAGATTAGGGTATTCCAACAGTTTATGGCGGGACAGGTACAAGACTCCTCTGTCTATGAATTTGACATCATGACTTTCTACCTCAATCCGAGAAACCTGGATATACAGAATGTCCATCCTGAGCTTTATCAGGATATCTCCATCCAGCCCTTATTCTTCGACTCCTATGAGGCTGATCCCTCTGTAATTGTAACACAAATGCCGCTTTCCGGAGCGCTTTCAGATTATAAACTATATTTTCGTTCGTCGCGCACATTCCTCAAGAAAGAGATTAACAATCTTTTTACCCCAATAGGAATTGCCATTTCTGCGATTTATTTATTCCTCTTACTGATTGGCTATTTAATCTATAAAAACCTGAAGATTAATTTTCGTATGTTTAAATTGCAATATGATTTTGTCAACAACCTATCTCACGAGTTCAAGACCCCAGTAAGTGTGATCAAAATTGCTGGCAGTAATATTCGGAACGGAAAGACCCTTACCGATGTTGAGCGCAATTATTACGGTAAAATACTCGACGAGGAATCAGATAAATTAAACAACCTACTCAATACACTGCTCTCTTTTACCCAATTAGAGAATAAAGTGTTTAAACTCAAGAAGAAAAAAGTTGACCTCGATGATTTTTGCAGTAATATGGTAAACAGCTATCAGGTAAAGCATCCTGATTTTGATATTCAATACCATATACAGGGCGTTGAGGTCATTGAAACAGATGAGACGCTATTGATCAGCCTTTTCCAAAATTTGATAGACAATGCTTATAAATACTCGTCGTTTGATAAAAAATACTTGAGAATCAATATTTCTAAGCAAAAGAGAGAAATCTTTTTTAAATTTGAGGATAGGGGTATCGGTATACCCAAAGATGAGCAAAAGAATATCTTTAAGAAATTTTACCGAATACAATCCCAATACAATCAACAGGGTAGCGTTGGTTTGGGGCTCGCTTTTTGTAAGGAGGTAGTTAACTTAATGAATGGCGAGATCTTTGTAGAGAGTAAGAAAGGAAAAGGGTCGGTCTTTACAATCATTTTACCAGCTGAATTGAATCAGGTAAAGAAGGTTCTCATATCATAA
- a CDS encoding cytochrome c oxidase subunit 3, producing MSTKDLTKEQSSLAVFRAKKFALWLFIIASIMIFASLSSGYIVYTANGVDKGIKIILPKAFIWSTIFIVLSSITVHMAYLATKKELTAKRRLYLLISIALGTAFFVSQFNAWKVLVEQGAYFINNNASQSFIYVFTGFHLAHILGGVIVLLVAFFRKTERYTSAQNIASTELGAMFWHFLDILWIYIYVFLLLNQ from the coding sequence ATGAGCACGAAGGATTTAACAAAGGAACAGAGCTCTTTAGCAGTATTTAGAGCTAAAAAATTTGCATTATGGCTTTTTATTATTGCCTCTATTATGATTTTTGCTTCCTTGAGCAGCGGGTACATTGTTTATACGGCAAACGGAGTTGACAAAGGAATCAAAATCATCTTGCCAAAAGCCTTTATATGGAGTACTATTTTCATTGTGCTGAGTAGTATCACAGTTCACATGGCATATTTAGCAACAAAGAAGGAGCTAACTGCTAAACGGCGCTTATATTTACTAATATCGATTGCGCTAGGAACGGCTTTTTTTGTATCTCAATTTAATGCTTGGAAAGTTCTGGTAGAACAAGGCGCTTACTTTATTAATAATAATGCCTCTCAATCGTTCATTTATGTTTTTACGGGCTTTCACTTAGCACATATTTTGGGTGGAGTTATTGTTCTGTTGGTTGCGTTTTTTAGAAAAACTGAGCGCTATACGTCAGCACAGAATATAGCGAGCACAGAGTTGGGTGCCATGTTCTGGCATTTTCTAGATATATTATGGATATATATATATGTTTTCTTACTTTTGAACCAATAA
- a CDS encoding SCO family protein: MTEKNKKYSLGKIVTLVLILLIPGLLHFYLRQTGQNIYQELPHLGSPNTDTTQVKPFQLINQDSEVVNFPERESITVVQFMHSDCQQFGDYMSLSMARVAKKFGEHPNVHLYSISLDSNDTPAVLKEMALHYGAAGTNWQFLTGSEEETSRIAQQEFWVDGFRTSQGNNRIIHSPFFILLDSKQRIRGYYEFFTKDEVDRLIGEMILLVTELSRENKVDL; this comes from the coding sequence ATGACTGAAAAGAATAAGAAATATTCTTTAGGTAAAATTGTAACCCTGGTATTGATTTTATTAATACCAGGGTTATTGCATTTTTATTTAAGACAAACTGGCCAGAACATCTATCAAGAGCTCCCACATTTAGGCTCTCCGAATACCGATACTACCCAGGTTAAGCCTTTTCAGCTTATTAATCAGGACAGCGAGGTTGTTAACTTTCCTGAACGAGAAAGCATTACCGTTGTCCAATTTATGCATAGTGATTGTCAACAGTTTGGAGACTATATGAGTCTCTCAATGGCTCGTGTAGCAAAGAAATTTGGAGAGCATCCCAATGTGCATCTTTACAGTATCTCTCTTGACTCTAACGACACGCCGGCTGTGCTAAAAGAAATGGCGCTACATTATGGCGCGGCGGGTACTAATTGGCAGTTTCTCACCGGTAGTGAAGAAGAGACTTCCCGAATTGCACAACAGGAATTTTGGGTTGATGGGTTTAGAACTTCACAAGGTAACAATCGTATTATACATAGTCCGTTCTTTATATTATTGGATTCAAAACAGCGTATTAGAGGTTACTACGAGTTTTTCACGAAAGATGAGGTTGATCGTTTGATCGGTGAAATGATTTTACTAGTAACCGAATTATCCCGAGAAAATAAGGTAGATTTGTAA
- a CDS encoding cytochrome c oxidase subunit 3 yields MSTTVSKLDEVKTGKWSGGTSPLKAEYGKVMMWLFLLSDAFTFTGFLTIYGAQRMYMQDTWPNPDIIFQSIPFITDTGAPLVFVGIMTFILIVSSVTMVLAVEAGHRHSKKEVVIWMILTIVGGLTFLGCQALEWSHLSHQGFWFGAIPESIPLAEQQGATQFSSFFFAITGFHGFHVTVGITLNIIILLMTLANVFERRGTYLMIEKVGLYWHFVDLVWVFVFTFFYLV; encoded by the coding sequence ATGAGCACAACTGTATCAAAATTAGATGAAGTAAAGACTGGCAAATGGTCAGGTGGAACCTCACCTTTAAAGGCTGAATATGGTAAAGTCATGATGTGGCTGTTTCTGCTTTCAGACGCATTCACATTTACGGGTTTCCTTACCATATATGGTGCGCAGAGAATGTATATGCAAGATACATGGCCTAATCCAGATATAATTTTTCAATCCATCCCCTTTATAACCGATACAGGGGCACCGTTGGTATTTGTTGGAATCATGACATTCATCTTGATTGTGAGCTCTGTAACTATGGTATTAGCCGTTGAAGCGGGTCATCGTCATTCTAAGAAGGAAGTTGTCATATGGATGATTTTAACAATTGTCGGAGGTCTGACATTCTTGGGTTGTCAAGCATTAGAGTGGAGTCACTTGAGCCATCAGGGTTTTTGGTTTGGAGCCATCCCTGAGTCTATACCTCTAGCTGAACAACAAGGCGCTACTCAGTTCTCGAGCTTCTTTTTCGCGATAACAGGGTTTCACGGTTTCCACGTGACGGTTGGTATTACTTTGAATATCATTATCCTTTTAATGACACTCGCGAATGTGTTCGAAAGAAGGGGGACCTATCTGATGATCGAGAAAGTTGGTTTATACTGGCACTTTGTTGATTTGGTGTGGGTGTTTGTGTTTACGTTCTTCTATTTGGTTTAA
- a CDS encoding DUF420 domain-containing protein: MNDKAIFRLVGVVSIIVLLVVILLQANVVNLFPNHDVLPKWVQFLPTLNAIINGTCTILLLISYYFIRRKNIRMHKTLNITTFILSCLFMVSYLIFHSAGMETKFGGQGTIRYVYFFILITHIILAAIVLPLVLLSFYRGMMMQVEKHKKLVRWSFPIWLYVTISGVLVYLMISPYYSF; this comes from the coding sequence ATGAACGATAAAGCAATATTTAGATTAGTCGGTGTAGTCTCAATAATCGTTTTATTGGTTGTTATCCTCCTGCAGGCCAATGTTGTGAATTTATTCCCCAATCATGATGTTTTGCCCAAATGGGTTCAATTTCTGCCTACGCTGAATGCTATAATCAACGGCACCTGCACCATTTTGCTGTTAATATCTTACTATTTTATTAGGCGAAAAAACATACGGATGCATAAAACGTTAAATATAACAACGTTCATCCTATCCTGTCTGTTTATGGTTTCTTATTTGATTTTTCATTCAGCAGGTATGGAAACCAAATTTGGAGGCCAAGGCACAATTCGCTATGTGTATTTTTTTATTCTAATCACGCACATCATTCTGGCAGCTATTGTACTTCCCTTAGTTTTGTTAAGTTTCTACCGAGGTATGATGATGCAGGTTGAAAAACATAAAAAGCTTGTTAGGTGGAGTTTCCCCATATGGTTATACGTCACAATTAGTGGAGTTTTAGTATATTTGATGATATCTCCTTATTATTCATTTTAA
- a CDS encoding COX15/CtaA family protein, with protein sequence MVNRITIVILYIVILAGGVVRSTGSGMGCPDWPKCFNRLVPPTHVSQLPADYEQEYIDGRAKKNERFANYLEKLGFKDLASKIRNDDSILEHEEFNAAKTWTEYINRLAGATVGVFLLLCVVFSTAYWRFRKRIFFFSLVNVVLVVFQAWMGSVVVSTNLTPWVITIHMVLALVILLIAIYTYFQARVVRDRGILFNQGSAWIKWLAVLVLFVTFIQVIIGTDIRESIDMISASYEGTNRNLWVDQLGDSYIWHRELALVSFVLTLFLFFAVRSRFAGDSEQSRMINLMMILVVLQIISGLVLGYMGMPAYMQTVHLVLATLTFGAQYYIILLLTKTSQYIGH encoded by the coding sequence ATGGTGAATCGGATCACTATTGTGATCCTTTACATCGTCATCTTAGCCGGAGGTGTGGTAAGGAGCACCGGTTCTGGAATGGGGTGTCCCGATTGGCCAAAATGCTTTAACCGCTTGGTACCTCCAACACATGTTTCTCAGCTTCCTGCAGACTATGAGCAAGAGTACATTGATGGCAGAGCGAAAAAAAATGAACGCTTCGCCAATTATCTAGAGAAATTAGGTTTTAAGGACTTAGCTTCTAAGATTCGAAATGATGATAGTATTCTTGAGCATGAGGAGTTTAATGCCGCTAAGACATGGACCGAGTACATAAATCGTCTAGCAGGCGCAACGGTGGGAGTGTTCCTCTTGTTATGTGTGGTCTTTTCGACTGCTTACTGGAGATTTAGAAAAAGGATTTTCTTTTTTAGTTTGGTGAACGTCGTGCTGGTTGTGTTTCAGGCTTGGATGGGATCGGTTGTCGTTTCTACTAACTTGACACCTTGGGTTATTACCATTCACATGGTCTTAGCACTAGTGATATTGCTAATCGCGATATATACGTATTTTCAAGCAAGAGTCGTCAGGGATAGAGGAATTTTATTTAATCAAGGCTCAGCTTGGATTAAATGGTTAGCGGTTTTAGTGTTGTTTGTCACGTTTATACAAGTCATCATTGGAACAGATATACGGGAGAGTATTGACATGATTTCTGCAAGTTACGAGGGAACGAATCGTAATCTTTGGGTCGATCAACTTGGAGACAGCTACATATGGCACCGTGAGCTGGCATTGGTGTCATTTGTTCTTACTTTATTCTTGTTTTTTGCTGTGCGTTCAAGATTTGCAGGCGATAGTGAGCAAAGTAGAATGATTAATCTTATGATGATATTGGTGGTGCTGCAAATTATAAGCGGATTAGTGTTAGGATATATGGGTATGCCAGCTTATATGCAGACCGTACATCTCGTTCTAGCAACGCTTACTTTTGGCGCTCAATATTATATTATTCTCTTATTAACTAAAACAAGCCAATATATTGGGCATTAG
- the cyoE gene encoding heme o synthase: MKDFLQDFKKLVKLRLTLTVVFSASVAFLIGSKVQGDINWFNWVILTISGFLVTGSANGFNEIIERDLDKLMSRTADRPLPSGRMNTGQALILSLFMGLIGTILLFRLNLLTGALSVFSIILYAFVYTPIKQISPIAVFVGAFPGALPPLIGYFAAFDEPMISWIPIILFTIQFVWQFPHFWSIAWVLDEDYKRAGFRLLPTCKKDKVSAFMVIFSSMLLIPVGLLPTLMGFGGYVVGALSTLGGLVFVWYSWSLYKKLDTASAKKVMFTSFLYLPVVQLTLLFDFIPISI; encoded by the coding sequence GTGAAAGATTTTTTACAGGATTTTAAAAAGCTGGTTAAGCTTCGGCTGACGTTAACCGTCGTATTCTCTGCTTCCGTAGCTTTCTTGATAGGTAGTAAGGTTCAGGGTGACATTAATTGGTTCAATTGGGTGATTTTAACTATTAGCGGTTTTCTGGTGACTGGTTCTGCCAACGGGTTTAATGAGATTATAGAGCGTGATCTGGACAAACTCATGTCCCGAACGGCAGATAGACCGCTTCCATCAGGAAGAATGAATACGGGTCAAGCATTAATCTTGAGCTTGTTTATGGGGCTAATAGGGACAATACTCTTGTTCCGGTTGAATTTGTTAACCGGAGCATTGTCAGTTTTTTCAATCATTCTCTATGCCTTTGTATATACACCAATTAAGCAGATATCACCTATAGCAGTTTTTGTTGGAGCATTTCCAGGGGCTCTGCCTCCGTTAATCGGTTATTTTGCCGCGTTTGACGAGCCGATGATATCGTGGATACCCATCATTCTGTTTACCATACAGTTTGTATGGCAATTTCCCCATTTTTGGTCAATTGCATGGGTGTTAGACGAGGATTATAAGCGTGCAGGATTCAGGCTGCTGCCTACTTGCAAGAAAGACAAGGTGAGCGCATTTATGGTGATATTTTCGTCAATGTTGTTAATACCTGTAGGGTTACTACCAACACTAATGGGCTTTGGAGGCTATGTGGTCGGTGCTTTGTCAACATTAGGAGGGCTCGTGTTTGTTTGGTATTCTTGGTCCCTTTACAAGAAACTGGATACCGCATCAGCGAAAAAAGTGATGTTCACATCCTTTCTTTATTTACCAGTTGTACAGTTAACTTTGTTGTTTGATTTTATACCAATATCGATATGA
- a CDS encoding DUF4286 family protein, whose protein sequence is MILYNITFLVNEDIDAEFAAWIQYDFLPKVANEGIFKGQSFLKVLDSPNEGTTYSLQMMSASDQGIETFKSSLFKLIQEKMAQHWEGQLYMFESKMKYIAFH, encoded by the coding sequence ATGATATTATACAATATAACCTTCCTTGTAAACGAGGACATTGATGCTGAATTTGCCGCTTGGATTCAATATGACTTTTTACCTAAAGTGGCAAATGAAGGAATCTTTAAGGGTCAGTCGTTCTTAAAAGTGTTGGACTCTCCAAATGAAGGTACAACGTACAGCTTACAAATGATGAGTGCAAGCGATCAAGGAATCGAGACTTTTAAATCGAGTCTCTTTAAACTTATCCAAGAGAAAATGGCGCAACATTGGGAAGGTCAACTCTATATGTTTGAGAGTAAGATGAAATACATCGCGTTTCATTAG